A single region of the Brassica rapa cultivar Chiifu-401-42 chromosome A03, CAAS_Brap_v3.01, whole genome shotgun sequence genome encodes:
- the LOC103859714 gene encoding uncharacterized protein LOC103859714 — protein MASWKKTIATPFKKAATLFNQPQQSPRKGCGGGKMDAKAREEHERRMVRELQGEVMACGYDDVLVMWSILDKSNSSNNLTS, from the coding sequence atggcaTCATGGAAGAAAACAATAGCAACACCATTCAAGAAGGCAGCAACACTCTTCAACCAACCGCAGCAATCGCCAAGAAAGGGTTGCGGCGGTGGAAAAATGGATGCCAAAGCGAGGGAAGAGCACGAGAGGAGGATGGTAAGAGAGCTTCAAGGAGAAGTCATGGCTTGTGGATACGACGATGTTCTCGTCATGTGGTCTATTCTCGACAAATCTAACTCCTCCAATAACCTCACTTCTTAA
- the LOC103859715 gene encoding auxin-responsive protein IAA31 has translation MEICNSYSSSSVDSTKHSASESSVNLSLSLTFPSTSPQRATKQDWPPIKPRLIDTLKGRRRLLQRDYDTCLFVKVYMEGVPIGRKLDLSTFSGYESLLENLSHMFNTSIICGNHRDRKHHVLTYQDTDGDWMMVGDIPWEMFLETVRRLKITKPERC, from the exons ATGGAGATTTGTAACTCTTATTCCTCATCCTCTGTCGACAGTACTAAGCATTCAGCTTCTGAATCTTCTGTTAATCTCTCCCTTAGTCTCACATTTCCCTCTACTTCTCCACAAAG agCGACAAAACAAGATTGGCCCCCTATAAAACCTCGTTTAATAGATACACTAAAGGgtcgtcgtcgtcttcttcaacGCGATTACGACACATGTCTGTTTGTTAAGGTTTATATGGAAGGTGTTCCCATTGGGAGAAAGCTCGATCTTTCCACATTCTCAGGCTACGAGAGTCTATTAGAAAATCTGTCTCACATGTTCAATACTTCAATTATCT GCGGTAATCATCGAGATAGAAAACACCATGTTTTGACATATCAAGACACAGATGGAGATTGGATGATGGTCGGAGATATTCCATGGGA AATGTTTCTTGAAACCGTGAGAAGACTGAAGATCACGAAACCAGAGAGGTGTTAA
- the LOC103859717 gene encoding transcription factor HY5-like, with translation MVFDWFLRLFMVPKKRKKKAKVFGSIFSITSYSLYSGLHQISKDNTILMSLQRPNGNSSSSSSPKKRTTEESDEELLMVPDMEAAGSTGVLSSSADDGVNNPEIEVEQTQNATSTAKRRRGRNPEDKEYRSLKRLLRNRVSAQQARERKKVYVSDLESRANELQNNNEQLEEKISTLMNENTMLRKMLINTRPKADDN, from the exons ATGGTGTTTGATTGGTTTTTAAGACTTTTCATGGTCcccaagaagagaaagaaaaaagcaAAAGTCTTTGGTTCGATATTCTCTATTACCTCTTACTCTCTCTACTCTGGTCTTCATCAAATCTCAAAAGACAATACTATATTGATGTCTCTTCAACGACCCAATGGGAACTcgagttcttcttcttcccccaAGAAGCGCACAACTG AGGAGAGTGATGAAGAGTTGTTGATGGTTCCAGACATGGAAGCAGCTGGATCAACAGGTGTTCTAAGCAGCAGCGCCGACGACGGAGTCAACAATCCGGAGATTGAAGTTGAACAGACCCAAAATGCAACCTCCACCGCTAAGCGCCGCCGTGGACGAAATCCAGAGGATAAAGAATACAGAAGCCTTAAGAG ATTGTTGAGAAACCGAGTATCTGCTCAACAAGCGAGGGAGAGGAAGAAAGTGTATGTGAGTGATTTGGAATCAAGAGCTAATGAGTTGCAGAACAATAATGAGCAGCTTGAGGAGAAGATTTCTACTTTGATGAACGAGAACACAATGCTTCGCAAGATGCTTATTAACACAAGGCCTAAAGCTGATGACAATTAA
- the LOC103859718 gene encoding cation/H(+) antiporter 19, which produces MATPNATGNCPTAMKASSNGAFQNENPLDYALPLIILQICLVVVFTRLLAYLLKPLKQPRVIAEIIGGILLGPTALGRSKVYLETIFPEKSMTVLDTLANIGLLFFLFLVGLELDFAAIRKTGKKSLLIALAGISLPFVIGVGASFILSSTISKGVHQLPFIVFMGVALSITAFPVLARILAELKLLTTDVGRMAMSAAGVNDIAAWIFLALAIALSGNDSSSLVPLWVLLSGSGFVIFAILVIKPILGFMAKRCPEGEPVKELYVCVTLTLVLAASFLTDTIGIHALFGAFVVGIVTPKQGPFCRILTEKIEDLVSGLLLPLYFASSGLKTDVTTIRGAQSWGLLVLVILTTCFGKIVGTVGASMLCKVPFREAMALGVLMNTKGLVELIVLNIGKDRKVLNDQVFAILVLMALVTTFITTPLLLAIYKPARKGAPYKHRTIQRKDHDSELRILACFHSTRNIPTLINMIESSRGTGLKGRLCVYAMHLMELSERSSAIAMVHKARYNGLPIWNKIERSTDQMVIAFEGYQHLRAVAVRPMTAISDLSTIHEDICTSAHQKRVAMILLPFHKHQRMDGAMESIGHAFHEVNKRVLQQAPCSVGILVDRGLGGASHVVASEVDYKIVVPFFGGLDDREALAYGMKMVEHPGITLTILKFVASRGTLKRFEKGEEEEDEKKEKEIDEEFVRELMNDPRGNESLAYEERVVESKEDVRATLKATSKCNLFVVGRNAAVVPLVNSTDCPELGPVGRLLSSSEFSTTASVLVVQGYDSAADTRPVVEDDDFEQSSREIGDSTV; this is translated from the exons ATGGCTACCCCCAACGCTACAGGGAACTGCCCGACTGCAATGAAGGCTAGTTCTAATGGAGCCTTCCAAAACGAAAACCCTCTTGATTACGCGCTTCCTCTGATCATCCTACAGATCTGCTTGGTGGTTGTGTTTACAAGGCTCTTAGCTTACCTTCTTAAACCTCTCAAACAGCCACGGGTCATTGCTGAGATCATT GGAGGGATACTGCTTGGACCTACTGCTCTTGGACGAAGCAAGGTCTATCTAGAAACTATCTTTCCAGAAAAGAGCATGACGGTTTTAGACACACTTGCAAACATCGGTCTTCTGTTCTTCTTGTTCCTAGTTGGGCTTGAGCTTGACTTTGCAGCCATCAGAAAAACCGGAAAGAAGTCACTTTTGATAGCCTTAGCTGGGATCTCACTTCCTTTTGTAATAGGTGTAGGTGCATCTTTTATTCTCAGCTCCACCATAAGCAAAGGAGTCCATCAGCTACCCTTTATAGTCTTCATGGGTGTTGCCTTATCCATCACTGCCTTCCCTGTGCTTGCTCGTATCCTAGCTGAGCTGAAGCTTCTAACAACAGACGTTGGACGTATGGCCATGTCAGCAGCTGGAGTGAATGACATTGCAGCTTGGATATTCCTTGCACTCGCCATTGCTCTCTCAGGAAATGACAGTTCTTCTCTTGTACCTCTTTGGGTTCTCCTCTCTGGATCCGGTTTTGTGATCTTTGCTATTTTGGTAATCAAACCTATCCTTGGCTTTATGGCTAAACGATGTCCTGAAGGAGAGCCTGTCAAGGAACTCTATGTCTGCGTCACTCTGACATTGGTTTTAGCAGCAAGCTTTCTGACAGACACTATTGGGATACACGCGCTTTTCGGCGCGTTTGTGGTTGGTATAGTGACTCCTAAACAAGGACCGTTTTGTAGGATCTTAACCGAGAAGATAGAGGATCTTGTCTCAGGGCTTCTTCTACCATTGTACTTTGCGTCAAGCGGTTTAAAAACCGATGTAACAACCATCAGAGGTGCACAATCATGGGGACTTCTAGTTCTTGTCATACTCACTACTTGTTTTGGTAAGATTGTAGGAACCGTTGGGGCCTCTATGCTATGTAAGGTTCCTTTCAGAGAAGCTATGGCACTTGGAGTACTAATGAACACCAAAGGTTTAGTAGAGCTTATTGTTCTAAACATCGGTAAGGACCGGAAGGTGTTGAATGATCAAGTCTTTGCTATCTTAGTTCTAATGGCATTGGTCACAACGTTCATTACAACACCACTCTTGTTAGCGATTTACAAACCTGCGAGAAAAGGAGCACCTTACAAGCATAGAACAATACAAAGAAAAGACCATGACTCGGAGTTGCGGATACTCGCTTGCTTCCACAGTACACGCAACATACCTACACTGATCAACATGATAGAATCATCGAGAGGAACAGGGCTAAAGGGACGTCTCTGCGTCTACGCTATGCATCTAATGGAGCTCTCTGAGCGGTCATCAGCAATCGCAATGGTTCACAAAGCGCGGTACAACGGTCTCCCGATCTGGAACAAGATAGAGCGGTCCACGGATCAAATGGTAATAGCTTTCGAAGGATACCAGCATCTCCGAGCCGTAGCGGTTAGACCAATGACGGCAATCTCCGACCTCAGCACCATCCACGAGGATATCTGCACGAGCGCGCACCAGAAACGAGTGGCAATGATTCTCCTCCCCTTCCACAAGCATCAAAGGATGGACGGAGCGATGGAGTCGATAGGACACGCGTTCCACGAAGTGAACAAGCGCGTCCTACAACAAGCTCCCTGCTCCGTCGGGATCCTCGTGGACAGAGGACTCGGAGGAGCGTCCCACGTCGTGGCCAGCGAAGTTGATTACAAGATCGTGGTTCCGTTCTTCGGAGGGTTAGACGACAGAGAAGCTCTCGCCTACGGGATGAAGATGGTGGAGCATCCGGGGATCACGCTGACCATTCTCAAGTTCGTAGCGTCGAGAGGGACGTTGAAGAGGTTCGAGAAaggtgaagaggaggaagatgagaagaaggagaaagagaTCGACGAAGAGTTCGTGAGGGAGTTGATGAACGATCCGAGAGGGAATGAGTCGTTGGCTTACGAGGAGAGAGTCGTTGAGAGTAAAGAAGATGTTCGCGCGACTCTTAAGGCGACGAGCAAGTGTAATCTGTTTGTTGTCGGGAGGAACGCTGCGGTTGTGCCGTTGGTTAATAGTACGGATTGTCCCGAGTTAGGACCAGTTGGACGTTTGTTGTCGTCTTCGGAGTTTTCGACTACTGCGTCGGTGCTTGTTGTTCAGGGATACGATTCGGCGGCGGATACACGGCCAGTGGTTGAGGATGATGATTTTGAACAGTCTTCTAGAGAAATTGGAGACTCAACGGTCTGA
- the LOC103859719 gene encoding receptor protein-tyrosine kinase CEPR2, which yields MSYNIFFILMLTLVHSTFSSLSPPDRAALESIRDSLTDMPGSSFFSTWDFTTPDPCSTFSGLACTSLGRVTTLSLGPNLSGSLSPSISNLTHLTQLVLYPGSVTGPLPPRFDSLPLLRVISLTRNRLTGPIPNSFSSLSYLHTLDLSYNQLSGSIPHFLTTLPRLKVLVLASNQFSNNLKPVSSSLFHLDLKMNQISGQLPPAFPTTLRYLSLSSNSMQGTINALAPLTELTYIDLSINQFTGAIPNSLFGPTTSSMFLQRNNFTSISNATAISLPQGSTVDMSHNSISGELPPSLAGAESLFLNNNRFAGDIPEEYVRSLTNGTTKTLFLQHNYLTRFPWNSGSQLQDSVSLCLSYNCMETDPVVGLSTCPVEVAPLLSRPAIQCSRFYNHSSTG from the coding sequence atgAGCTACAACATTTTCTTCATCCTTATGCTCACTCTCGTCCACTCCACTTTCTCTTCACTATCTCCACCAGACCGAGCCGCGCTCGAATCCATCAGAGACTCTTTAACCGATATGCCAGGCTCATCCTTCTTCTCAACTTGGGACTTCACAACCCCTGACCCTTGTTCCACCTTCTCAGGTCTCGCTTGCACTTCTCTCGGCCGTGTCACCACCTTATCTCTCGGCCCTAACCTCTCCGGTTCACTCTCTCCTTCTATCTCCAACCTAACCCATTTAACCCAACTCGTTCTCTACCCCGGTTCAGTCACCGGTCCTCTCCCTCCTCGGTTCGATTCCCTCCCTCTCCTTCGAGTCATTTCCTTAACCAGAAACCGCTTAACCGGTCCTATACCCAATTCTTTCTCATCTCTTTCATACCTCCACACTCTTGACCTTAGCTATAACCAACTCTCAGGCTCTATCCCTCATTTCCTCACTACACTTCCACGACTCAAAGTCCTTGTCTTAGCCTCGAACCAGTTCTCCAACAACCTTAAACCTGTCTCTAGCTCCTTGTTCCATTTAGACCTAAAAATGAACCAAATCTCCGGCCAACTCCCACCGGCTTTCCCCACCACTCTCCGGTACTTATCTCTCTCCTCAAACTCAATGCAAGGCACAATCAACGCCTTGGCGCCATTAACAGAGCTAACATACATCGATCTCAGCATAAACCAATTCACCGGAGCCATCCCTAACTCACTCTTTGGTCCAACAACCTCATCAATGTTCTTACAACGAAACAACTTCACTTCAATCTCCAACGCCACCGCCATTTCATTACCTCAAGGCTCCACCGTTGATATGAGCCATAACTCTATCTCTGGAGAGTTACCTCCTTCGCTCGCCGGAGCAGAGTCTCTGTTCTTGAACAATAACCGTTTCGCAGGAGATATTCCAGAGGAATACGTCAGAAGCTTAACCAACGGTACGACGAAAACGCTCTTCTTGCAACATAACTACTTGACGAGATTCCCTTGGAACTCTGGTTCTCAACTACAGGACTCTGTTTCGCTCTGTTTGTCATATAACTGCATGGAGACGGATCCAGTCGTCGGTTTGTCCACGTGTCCGGTAGAAGTTGCACCTCTGCTCTCAAGGCCTGCTATACAATGTTCTCGCTTTTACAATCACAGCTCCACTGgttga
- the LOC103859722 gene encoding probable metal-nicotianamine transporter YSL5 isoform X1, which produces MRKGVRSPDKDHQIVEHELQETGFSPEPEKATNKHVEEEEDEEEDESVEKIFESREVPSWKKQLTLRAFVVSFMLSILFSFIVMKLNLTTGIIPSLNVSAGLLGFFFVKTWTKVLYKSGYLKQPFTRQENTVIQTCVVASSGIAFSGGFGTYLFGMSERIAKQSGDASRGFKDPSLGWIIGFLFVVSFLGLFSVVPLRKIMVIDFKLTYPSGTATAHLINSFHTPQGAKLAKKQVRMLGKFFSLSFLWSFFQWFFTGGDNCGFSNFPTFGLKAYQYKFYFDFSATYVGVGMICPYIINISVLLGGILSWGIMWPLIETKKGDWFPADVESSSMHGLQAYKVFIAVAIILGDGLYNFCKVLSRTLSGLFVQLRGTSSRASFTVEEDPTASPYSPKQSYDDQRRTRFFLKDQIPTWFAMGGYIIIAATSTAILPHMFHQLRWYYILVIYICAPVLAFCNAYGAGLTDWSLASTYGKLAIFTIGAWAGSEHGGMLAGLAACGVMMNIVSTASDLTQDFKTGYLTLSSPRSMFISQVIGTAMGCVVSPCVFWLFYNAFDDLGLPNSEYPAPFATVYRSMAKLGVEGVASLPRECLVLCYAFFGVAILVNIVKDSLPSRWGRFVPLPMAMAIPFFLGPYFAIDMCVGSLVLFVWERVDAAKAGAFGTAVASGLICGDGIWSLPSSVLAIAGVSPPVCMKFLDAATNSKVDKFLHRS; this is translated from the exons ATGAGAAAGGGAGTTAGAAGTCCAGACAAAGATCATCAGATTGTGGAACACGAGTTGCAGGAAACTGGGTTTAGTCCAGAACCAGAGAAAGCGACGAATAAACAtgttgaagaagaggaagacgaaGAGGAAGATGAATCTGTGGAGAAGATCTTTGAAAGCAGAGAAGTGCCTTCGTGGAAGAAGCAGCTGACCTTAAGGGCTTTTGTGGTAAGCTTTATGCTAAGCATCTTGTTTAGCTTCATTGTTATGAAGCTTAACCTCACGACGGGAATCATACCGTCTCTCAACGTCTCTGCTGGTCTTCTGGGATTCTTCTTCGTCAAGACATGGACCAAGGTGCTTTATAAGTCTGGTTACTTGAAACAGCCGTTTACTCGCCAGGAGAATACTGTTATTCAGACTTGTGTTGTTGCTTCTTCCGGCATTGCCTTCAGCG GAGGGTTTGGGACATACCTCTTTGGCATGAGTGAACGCATTGCGAAACAATCAGGAGATGCTTCCCGTGGCTTCAAGGATCCTTCTTTGGGTTGGATCATTGGTTTCCTCTTTGTCGTCAGCTTTCTTGGTCTCTTCTCTGTTGTTCCCTTGCGAAAG ATAATGGTAATAGACTTCAAACTAACATACCCAAGTGGTACTGCAACTGCTCATCTTATCAACAGCTTTCATACCCCTCAAGGGGCTAAGCTAGCCAA GAAACAAGTGAGGATGCTGGGGAAGTTCTTCTCCTTAAGCTTCTTGTGGAGTTTCTTCCAATGGTTCTTTACCGGAGGAGACAATTGTGGCTTCTCCAACTTCCCAACATTCGGACTCAAAGCTTACCAATACAA GTTCTACTTTGATTTTTCAGCAACATATGTGGGTGTTGGGATGATATGCCCATACATAATAAACATCTCTGTTCTTCTGGGTGGAATCCTCTCTTGGGGTATAATGTGGCCTCTCattgaaacaaaaaaaggaGATTGGTTTCCTGCAGATGTTGAATCCAGCAGCATGCATGGTCTCCAGGCCTACAAG GTGTTCATAGCTGTTGCTATAATCCTAGGAGATGGTTTATACAACTTCTGCAAAGTCCTGAGCCGGACGCTCTCAGGACTATTTGTACAGCTTCGAGGCACTTCTTCAAGAGCATCATTCACCGTCGAAGAAGATCCAACCGCTTCTCCATATAGCCCAAAGCAATCATACGATGACCAGCGTCGCACACGCTTCTTCCTCAAAGACCAAATCCCCACTTGGTTTGCTATGGGAGGATACATCATCATAGCTGCAACATCCACAGCCATACTCCCACACATGTTCCACCAGCTGAGATGGTACTACATCCTAGTCATCTACATCTGCGCGCCCGTCTTAGCCTTCTGCAACGCCTACGGAGCTGGACTCACGGACTGGTCCTTAGCTTCGACGTACGGAAAGCTAGCCATATTCACGATAGGAGCCTGGGCGGGGTCAGAGCACGGCGGGATGCTAGCAGGTCTAGCGGCGTGTGGCGTCATGATGAACATAGTCTCCACAGCTTCTGACCTCACTCAAGACTTCAAAACAGGCTACCTCACGTTATCATCACCAAGATCAATGTTCATAAGCCAAGTGATAGGAACAGCAATGGGATGTGTCGTGTCTCCCTGCGTGTTCTGGCTGTTCTACAACGCGTTTGATGACTTAGGCCTCCCTAACAGCGAGTACCCTGCGCCGTTCGCCACAGTGTACAGAAGCATGGCTAAGCTAGGAGTAGAAGGTGTTGCTTCATTACCAAGAGAATGTCTAGTCTTATGTTATGCGTTCTTCGGTGTGGCGATTCTTGTGAATATAGTGAAAGATAGTTTACCGAGCAGGTGGGGGAGGTTTGTGCCTCTGCCCATGGCGATGGCTATACCGTTTTTCTTGGGGCCGTACTTTGCGATTGACATGTGTGTTGGGAGTTTGGTGCTTTTCGTGTGGGAGAGAGTGGATGCGGCTAAGGCGGGTGCGTTTGGGACTGCGGTGGCGTCTGGTTTGATATGTGGAGATGGGATTTGGTCGCTGCCGAGCTCGGTGTTGGCTATAGCTGGAGTTAGTCCTCCTGTTTGTATGAAGTTTCTGGATGCTGCGACGAACTCGAAGGTTGATAAGTTTTTGCACAGATCTTAG
- the LOC103859722 gene encoding probable metal-nicotianamine transporter YSL5 isoform X2 produces MRKGVRSPDKDHQIVEHELQETGFSPEPEKATNKHVEEEEDEEEDESVEKIFESREVPSWKKQLTLRAFVVSFMLSILFSFIVMKLNLTTGIIPSLNVSAGLLGFFFVKTWTKVLYKSGYLKQPFTRQENTVIQTCVVASSGIAFSGGFGTYLFGMSERIAKQSGDASRGFKDPSLGWIIGFLFVVSFLGLFSVVPLRKIMVIDFKLTYPSGTATAHLINSFHTPQGAKLAKKQVRMLGKFFSLSFLWSFFQWFFTGGDNCGFSNFPTFGLKAYQYKFYFDFSATYVGVGMICPYIINISVLLGGILSWGIMWPLIETKKGDWFPADVESSSMHGLQAYKVFIAVAIILGDGLYNFCKVLSRTLSGLFVQLRGTSSRASFTVEEDPTASPYSPKQSYDDQRRTRFFLKDQIPTWFAMGGYIIIAATSTAILPHMFHQLRWYYILVIYICAPVLAFCNAYGAGLTDWSLASTYGKLAIFTIGAWAGSEHGGMLAGLAACGVMMNIVSTASDLTQDFKTGYLTLSSPRSMFISQVIGTAMGCVVSPCVFWLFYNAFDDLGLPNSEYPAPFATVYRSMAKLGVEGVASLPRECLVLCYAFFGVAILVNIVKDSLPSRWGRFVPLPMAMAIPFFLGPYFAIDMCVGSLVLFVWERVDAAKAGAFGTAVASGLICGDGIWSLPSSVLAIAGVSPPVCMKFLDAATNSKVDKFLHRS; encoded by the exons ATGAGAAAGGGAGTTAGAAGTCCAGACAAAGATCATCAGATTGTGGAACACGAGTTGCAGGAAACTGGGTTTAGTCCAGAACCAGAGAAAGCGACGAATAAACAtgttgaagaagaggaagacgaaGAGGAAGATGAATCTGTGGAGAAGATCTTTGAAAGCAGAGAAGTGCCTTCGTGGAAGAAGCAGCTGACCTTAAGGGCTTTTGTGGTAAGCTTTATGCTAAGCATCTTGTTTAGCTTCATTGTTATGAAGCTTAACCTCACGACGGGAATCATACCGTCTCTCAACGTCTCTGCTGGTCTTCTGGGATTCTTCTTCGTCAAGACATGGACCAAGGTGCTTTATAAGTCTGGTTACTTGAAACAGCCGTTTACTCGCCAGGAGAATACTGTTATTCAGACTTGTGTTGTTGCTTCTTCCGGCATTGCCTTCAGCG GAGGGTTTGGGACATACCTCTTTGGCATGAGTGAACGCATTGCGAAACAATCAGGAGATGCTTCCCGTGGCTTCAAGGATCCTTCTTTGGGTTGGATCATTGGTTTCCTCTTTGTCGTCAGCTTTCTTGGTCTCTTCTCTGTTGTTCCCTTGCGAAAG ATAATGGTAATAGACTTCAAACTAACATACCCAAGTGGTACTGCAACTGCTCATCTTATCAACAGCTTTCATACCCCTCAAGGGGCTAAGCTAGCCAA GAAACAAGTGAGGATGCTGGGGAAGTTCTTCTCCTTAAGCTTCTTGTGGAGTTTCTTCCAATGGTTCTTTACCGGAGGAGACAATTGTGGCTTCTCCAACTTCCCAACATTCGGACTCAAAGCTTACCAATACAA GTTCTACTTTGATTTTTCAGCAACATATGTGGGTGTTGGGATGATATGCCCATACATAATAAACATCTCTGTTCTTCTGGGTGGAATCCTCTCTTGGGGTATAATGTGGCCTCTCattgaaacaaaaaaaggaGATTGGTTTCCTGCAGATGTTGAATCCAGCAGCATGCATGGTCTCCAGGCCTACAAG GTGTTCATAGCTGTTGCTATAATCCTAGGAGATGGTTTATACAACTTCTGCAAAGTCCTGAGCCGGACGCTCTCAGGACTATTTGTACAGCTTCGAGGCACTTCTTCAAGAGCATCATTCACCGTCGAAGAAGATCCAACCGCTTCTCCATATAGCCCAAAGCAATCATACGATGACCAGCGTCGCACACGCTTCTTCCTCAAAGACCAAATCCCCACTTGGTTTGCTATGGGAGGATACATCATCATAGCTGCAACATCCACAGCCATACTCCCACACATGTTCCACCAGCTGAGATGGTACTACATCCTAGTCATCTACATCTGCGCGCCCGTCTTAGCCTTCTGCAACGCCTACGGAGCTGGACTCACGGACTGGTCCTTAGCTTCGACGTACGGAAAGCTAGCCATATTCACGATAGGAGCCTGGGCGGGGTCAGAGCACGGCGGGATGCTAGCAGGTCTAGCGGCGTGTGGCGTCATGATGAACATAGTCTCCACAGCTTCTGACCTCACTCAAGACTTCAAAACAGGCTACCTCACGTTATCATCACCAAGATCAATGTTCATAAGCCAAGTGATAGGAACAGCAATGGGATGTGTCGTGTCTCCCTGCGTGTTCTGGCTGTTCTACAACGCGTTTGATGACTTAGGCCTCCCTAACAGCGAGTACCCTGCGCCGTTCGCCACAGTGTACAGAAGCATGGCTAAGCTAGGAGTAGAAGGTGTTGCTTCATTACCAAGAGAATGTCTAGTCTTATGTTATGCGTTCTTCGGTGTGGCGATTCTTGTGAATATAGTGAAAGATAGTTTACCGAGCAGGTGGGGGAGGTTTGTGCCTCTGCCCATGGCGATGGCTATACCGTTTTTCTTGGGGCCGTACTTTGCGATTGACATGTGTGTTGGGAGTTTGGTGCTTTTCGTGTGGGAGAGAGTGGATGCGGCTAAGGCGGGTGCGTTTGGGACTGCGGTGGCGTCTGGTTTGATATGTGGAGATGGGATTTGGTCGCTGCCGAGCTCGGTGTTGGCTATAGCTGGAG
- the LOC103859722 gene encoding probable metal-nicotianamine transporter YSL5 isoform X3 codes for MICPYIINISVLLGGILSWGIMWPLIETKKGDWFPADVESSSMHGLQAYKVFIAVAIILGDGLYNFCKVLSRTLSGLFVQLRGTSSRASFTVEEDPTASPYSPKQSYDDQRRTRFFLKDQIPTWFAMGGYIIIAATSTAILPHMFHQLRWYYILVIYICAPVLAFCNAYGAGLTDWSLASTYGKLAIFTIGAWAGSEHGGMLAGLAACGVMMNIVSTASDLTQDFKTGYLTLSSPRSMFISQVIGTAMGCVVSPCVFWLFYNAFDDLGLPNSEYPAPFATVYRSMAKLGVEGVASLPRECLVLCYAFFGVAILVNIVKDSLPSRWGRFVPLPMAMAIPFFLGPYFAIDMCVGSLVLFVWERVDAAKAGAFGTAVASGLICGDGIWSLPSSVLAIAGVSPPVCMKFLDAATNSKVDKFLHRS; via the exons ATGATATGCCCATACATAATAAACATCTCTGTTCTTCTGGGTGGAATCCTCTCTTGGGGTATAATGTGGCCTCTCattgaaacaaaaaaaggaGATTGGTTTCCTGCAGATGTTGAATCCAGCAGCATGCATGGTCTCCAGGCCTACAAG GTGTTCATAGCTGTTGCTATAATCCTAGGAGATGGTTTATACAACTTCTGCAAAGTCCTGAGCCGGACGCTCTCAGGACTATTTGTACAGCTTCGAGGCACTTCTTCAAGAGCATCATTCACCGTCGAAGAAGATCCAACCGCTTCTCCATATAGCCCAAAGCAATCATACGATGACCAGCGTCGCACACGCTTCTTCCTCAAAGACCAAATCCCCACTTGGTTTGCTATGGGAGGATACATCATCATAGCTGCAACATCCACAGCCATACTCCCACACATGTTCCACCAGCTGAGATGGTACTACATCCTAGTCATCTACATCTGCGCGCCCGTCTTAGCCTTCTGCAACGCCTACGGAGCTGGACTCACGGACTGGTCCTTAGCTTCGACGTACGGAAAGCTAGCCATATTCACGATAGGAGCCTGGGCGGGGTCAGAGCACGGCGGGATGCTAGCAGGTCTAGCGGCGTGTGGCGTCATGATGAACATAGTCTCCACAGCTTCTGACCTCACTCAAGACTTCAAAACAGGCTACCTCACGTTATCATCACCAAGATCAATGTTCATAAGCCAAGTGATAGGAACAGCAATGGGATGTGTCGTGTCTCCCTGCGTGTTCTGGCTGTTCTACAACGCGTTTGATGACTTAGGCCTCCCTAACAGCGAGTACCCTGCGCCGTTCGCCACAGTGTACAGAAGCATGGCTAAGCTAGGAGTAGAAGGTGTTGCTTCATTACCAAGAGAATGTCTAGTCTTATGTTATGCGTTCTTCGGTGTGGCGATTCTTGTGAATATAGTGAAAGATAGTTTACCGAGCAGGTGGGGGAGGTTTGTGCCTCTGCCCATGGCGATGGCTATACCGTTTTTCTTGGGGCCGTACTTTGCGATTGACATGTGTGTTGGGAGTTTGGTGCTTTTCGTGTGGGAGAGAGTGGATGCGGCTAAGGCGGGTGCGTTTGGGACTGCGGTGGCGTCTGGTTTGATATGTGGAGATGGGATTTGGTCGCTGCCGAGCTCGGTGTTGGCTATAGCTGGAGTTAGTCCTCCTGTTTGTATGAAGTTTCTGGATGCTGCGACGAACTCGAAGGTTGATAAGTTTTTGCACAGATCTTAG